A region of the Desulfurispira natronophila genome:
CTCGCTGAATCCCCTGCACACCATTGAAAAGCAGATAAGGGAGTCCTTGCAGCTGCACCGGGGGATCGCGGGCCCCAAGGCCCGCGAGCATGTAATTGGCCTGCTGGAGGAAGTGGGAATAGATCAGCCACAAAAGCGGTTAGATGCCTTTCCCCACCAGCTTTCCGGTGGTCAGCGCCAGCGGGTCATGATAGCCATGGCCCTGGCGAATGACCCGGAGTTGCTTATTGCCGATGAGCCCACCACAGCCCTTGATGTCACCACCCAGTTGCAGATCCTCAACCTGCTCAGCCGCCTGCAGCAAAAACGTCAGATGGCCATTTTGCTCATCACCCATAATCTCAGCGTAGTGCGACGCCACGCTCACCACATATGCGTCATGAAAGATGGACTTATCGTGGAGCGGGGCAGTGCCGAAGAGATTTTTCAAAACCCGCGCCACGCCTATACCCGCCTGCTTCTGGGTTCAGCTCGGCATGGCGAACCGGACGAAGAGCCACTCGCCACAGACCCATTGCTTGTGATCAGTGGACTGCGAGTCTGGTTTCCCATCAAAAGAGGATTCTGGCGCCGCACGGTTGACCACCTGCGAGCGGTGGATGACGTCAGCTTTGGTCTTCGTGCTGGTGAAACCTTGGGGGTTGTTGGGGAAAGCGGCTCTGGCAAAACCACCCTGGGCCTGGCCCTGCTGCGGTTACTGGAAAGTCGGGGGAGTATTCACTTTGAAGGTCAACCCATCCATCACCTGAACCATAAGTCCATGCGCCCCTTGCGTCGCCACTTGCAAGTCATATTGCAGGACCCCTACGGCAGCCTCAGTCCCCGCATGTCAGTCGGGAAAATAGTGGAAGAGGGTCTGACCGTGCATGGGTACCACCCCGCCGAGCGCCGGGAGCTGGTAGCCTGGGCCTTGCAGGAAGTCGGGCTGGGGCCGGATATCACCAGTCGCTACCCCCACGAATTTTCCGGCGGTCAGCGCCAGCGTATTGCCATTGCTCGGGCACTGGTGCTCAAACCCAGGCTGCTGATTCTGGATGAACCCACCTCAGCCCTGGATCAGAGCACCCAGTGGCAGGTGGTAGAGCTGCTTCGGCAACTGCAGCGCAAGCATCGGCTTGCCTATATATTTATCAGCCACGACCTTGGGCTGATACGATCAATGAGTCACCAAGTACTGGTAATGAAGGACGGTAAGGTGGTGGAGCAAGGGGCCGCACGAGAGATATTTAACCGCCCGGCACACCCCTACACCAAGACCCTCCTCGCAGCCGCCAGTGGTGCAGATGCTGCCTTCTCCCAACAGGGGTGATATGCTTCGCCGCATCATTGGAGAGGTGTCCGAGAGGTCGAAGGTGCCGCTCTCGAAAAGCGGTGTGGCTTCATCGCCACCGTGGGTTCGAATCCCACCCTCTCCGCCACTTCCGATGACTTTACCAAACTTAAACCCCTGTCCGATTTATTGGGCTCATTATAGTCCCCAGAACTCGATATTTGTAAGAGAGCTGCTTGTAAGGGTCACGAATTGCAAAAGCAATTTCAAAAGATTAACAGGTAAAAGCTAAAGATCAATTTTTCCAATATCCAGAGGGCTGATCTGTTCTTTTATTGTTCTACTTTTCACCGTATTGGTGTAAATCATTGTGGTTCTGACATCGCTGTGCCCTAGCATGGTTTGGATGGTTCGTATATCTACATTTGCCTGCAAAAGATGACTGGCAAAAGTATGTCGAAAGGTGTGGGCGGTAACTCTTTTCATCAGCGCAGCTCTTTTAACAGCACCTCTTATGGCTTTTTGCACATGGGTTTCATGCAGGTGGTATCTTCGCTTTTCGCCAGTTTGCGGAACACTGGTAAGTTGCTTGGCGGGAAACAGCCATTGCCATGCGAACTCAAGAGCAGCAGCAGGGTACTTTTTCTCTATTCCCTCAGGGAGAAAAGCACCATGATAATTCTGATTCAAATCCTCTTCATATAAGCTTTTGACCTTGGCGACATGAGCTTTAAGTTCTTTCAAAAGCACTTCAGGAAGCGGCACAGTTCGGTCTTTCTGCCCTTTGCCATCATGTATTGTGAGAATTTGCTCATCAAGGTTAAGGCAATGCATTCTCAGATTAAGACATTCAAAAAGCCTCAGGCCGCAACCATACAGCATCTTTGCTATAAGATTGTAGGGGTACCTGAGTTTGGCAATGACTATATCCACTTCTTCGCGAGTAAGGACCACTGGAATATATTTTTTCTGCTTTGCTCTGACAATGCCTTCTTTGGCATCAAACTCATTTTCGCGTTTCAGAACGTGCCTGAATAAAAACAGCAGGGCGTTGAATGCCTGGTTCTGGGTTGACCCCGAAACTTTTGCATTAACTGCCAGGTCAGTCAAGAAAGCTTTTACATCGGCCATTTCAATTTTATCAGGCATTTTCCCTTTAAGAAATCCTTCGAATCTGGCTATCCATCCGGCATAAGTCCTATAGGTACTCTGAGAGTAATTGCGAAGTCTAATAGCCCCTTTGAGTTCTGCAAAAACCGACTCCCACGAAAGCCCTGAATATTCTTGTGCACTTACATACTCCTCAACCGAGGGCGGCTGTGAATCGTTTTGCCGAAGTATGTCAAAATAAACGTTAACACTTCGAGTTGCCTGCCTCTGATTTTCAGGTGTTTGCCGTTTCTCGGTCAACTTATTAACAAATGCCTTTAGGCTTTCCTCTTTTTCCACAGAAAAGTTGTATTTATGACAAAAATCAAAATAAAACCTGAGCCACTTAAGGTATTGCCGTTGTTCAATCAAAGATACGCCGGCAACTTGCATCCGTCGCACAAAAACTTCAGCAACCACTCTTGGTATTTCTTTCATAATATTCAATTACCTGCGTTTCATAAAGTATGAATAATATCAAGTTAGATAGTGCCCCAAGAAACAATTGCAAGTCAACACCAGATGTGCTAATTTTGTAATTATACAGAAACTTCATAATAAGTTGTTAGGGTCTTAAGAATTCACTCTTCAGTGTTACTTATAGTCTGTAGATATATAGTATTCAAATAAATACGATCATGCCCCATGAGCATAATTCATTCATTCGGGGCAAGGCTCCAGAAAATACGGAAAGAAAAGGGGCTTTCGCAAGAAAAGCTTGCGGAGCTTTCAGGGCTTCATCGAACATATATTAGTTCTTTGGAAAGAGGCTCCAGAAACCCAACTCTTACGACTATGCATGCAATAGCTTGCGCCTTGAATGTTGAAATTTCATTCTTGGTTATAGGCATTGCAGATGAGTAAAATTTTTTCAAGTAACGAACAATTATCAAAAATATCAAACATATTAGTCGGATATTTAAAACTACCCTTCTCAGGCGATACAATTCCGGGCTCCCTTATGGAATCGGTTATTGCCTCGGTGAGAGATGGTGAAGTTCTCAATACGTATGACTTTGTCGATGTTATCAATCGGGCACAAAAAGTTGGCTGGCAAGTAAAATCAACTAAGGACTCCACCCCTGTTACATGGAAAAGAGCTAAAATACCGAACTCTGTTGAGCTAATTTCGGAGTCGAGAAAAAGTGAAGAGGGCTTGCAAAAGCTTGGTGACTCTATAATTAAGTTCTGTAATGACCACGCAATTGAAAGTTTTCATACTTACGATCTGGAAGAAATTGGTTTTTCTCGGTTAATCGCTCACGGCAATGGTGACTTAACGTATTTTGAAAAAATACTTTGTACTAAGGCTTCTCCTAAAATATTTAATGAAGAAGACTTTGAGTGGAAGTGGTCGGCTCCAAAAAAAACAAAGAAGAAAGAGCAGTTGCCAGCTCTGCATGGTATCCATAAGAGTAGCAAAAGAAAGTGGTTTGCTTGGCATGGGCTTGGAGAAAACCAACTTCACTTTAGTGGCGAGAAGGAATGGTGGCCTAAGGACTCTATAAACAAAGTGACATTTGCTTTTCCCAAGGAGCGCTTAAGCCAAGCCGAGCTTATGAAGCTGTTGAATCAAATATCCTCAATCGGATAAAAATGCTTCACCCATAATTTTACCCAACAGAGGCGGGACAGAATTTCCGAGCTGTCCTGCTTGCTGGGTGTAGCTTCCAACAAACTTGAAGCAATCCTTGAAGCCATGTAGCCTTGCGGCCTCTCTAATAGTAATAAGTCGTTTGTCAACTGGGTGTCCCCATCTGCCTGATCCGGCATGAAATACCCATCTCGTAATGGTTGGCATTATCATGTCTTTCGTTAACCTGCCGTAGGCGCCGCTATAGCCACCCTTTGGGCGCAAATGATCGGGCAGGTCTTTTATTCCTTGCCCTGGCTCTAATGATGAAATCCTTTCGAATTGAGTTGGCTTTAGCTTTTTAGCTACATGATTAAAGGTTTCTGTGCAGCCATTTCTAATGAATGCCTGATAGTCATTTTGCGGTTCAGTATAGTAACAATCCGGACTTGCCCCTTCACCATGCTCAAGTGGTCTTAAATCACTGATTGCATCCCAAACAGTGATGTGGGGTTTTTTAGTACTAAATAAATCGTCTGTTGCATCTTTTGCATGAGTCTCTTCAGGCTCCTTTGGAAAAATGCCATCTCTACGAGCCATAAAAAACGCACGGCGTCTTCTTTGGGGAACACCATAATCCGCCGCATTATGCACGCCATGAATTACGTGGTATCCCGCATTAGTGAGCCTTTCTACAATCTCATCGGTGTAATGTTGCCCA
Encoded here:
- a CDS encoding DNA cytosine methyltransferase — its product is MNTIRNIIEHQRRIIGLKAIDLFCGCGGLSAGLRDAGFEVLAGIDIEPNYIQTFTENFPDTLSLCADVSKVNSLELLERFNLRPGELDLLAGGPPCQGFSKNVPRSQRQLDSENNTLVKTFLEHCEAMLPKWILMENVAEMRNGFGQHYTDEIVERLTNAGYHVIHGVHNAADYGVPQRRRRAFFMARRDGIFPKEPEETHAKDATDDLFSTKKPHITVWDAISDLRPLEHGEGASPDCYYTEPQNDYQAFIRNGCTETFNHVAKKLKPTQFERISSLEPGQGIKDLPDHLRPKGGYSGAYGRLTKDMIMPTITRWVFHAGSGRWGHPVDKRLITIREAARLHGFKDCFKFVGSYTQQAGQLGNSVPPLLGKIMGEAFLSD
- a CDS encoding integron integrase; translation: MKEIPRVVAEVFVRRMQVAGVSLIEQRQYLKWLRFYFDFCHKYNFSVEKEESLKAFVNKLTEKRQTPENQRQATRSVNVYFDILRQNDSQPPSVEEYVSAQEYSGLSWESVFAELKGAIRLRNYSQSTYRTYAGWIARFEGFLKGKMPDKIEMADVKAFLTDLAVNAKVSGSTQNQAFNALLFLFRHVLKRENEFDAKEGIVRAKQKKYIPVVLTREEVDIVIAKLRYPYNLIAKMLYGCGLRLFECLNLRMHCLNLDEQILTIHDGKGQKDRTVPLPEVLLKELKAHVAKVKSLYEEDLNQNYHGAFLPEGIEKKYPAAALEFAWQWLFPAKQLTSVPQTGEKRRYHLHETHVQKAIRGAVKRAALMKRVTAHTFRHTFASHLLQANVDIRTIQTMLGHSDVRTTMIYTNTVKSRTIKEQISPLDIGKIDL
- a CDS encoding helix-turn-helix domain-containing protein — translated: MSIIHSFGARLQKIRKEKGLSQEKLAELSGLHRTYISSLERGSRNPTLTTMHAIACALNVEISFLVIGIADE
- a CDS encoding ABC transporter ATP-binding protein — protein: MPSIPENPEVNRLLLQVQQLRIAFDSEGGRQEVVAGIDFTLQRGQTLAVVGESGSGKSVTALALLRLLPQAAHSDPASRILFKGTDVLQASERTLRQIRGDQVGMIFQEPMTSLNPLHTIEKQIRESLQLHRGIAGPKAREHVIGLLEEVGIDQPQKRLDAFPHQLSGGQRQRVMIAMALANDPELLIADEPTTALDVTTQLQILNLLSRLQQKRQMAILLITHNLSVVRRHAHHICVMKDGLIVERGSAEEIFQNPRHAYTRLLLGSARHGEPDEEPLATDPLLVISGLRVWFPIKRGFWRRTVDHLRAVDDVSFGLRAGETLGVVGESGSGKTTLGLALLRLLESRGSIHFEGQPIHHLNHKSMRPLRRHLQVILQDPYGSLSPRMSVGKIVEEGLTVHGYHPAERRELVAWALQEVGLGPDITSRYPHEFSGGQRQRIAIARALVLKPRLLILDEPTSALDQSTQWQVVELLRQLQRKHRLAYIFISHDLGLIRSMSHQVLVMKDGKVVEQGAAREIFNRPAHPYTKTLLAAASGADAAFSQQG